From the genome of Gammaproteobacteria bacterium:
CCTTCGCGCGTATGAATGACCCAAAAGCCCAGTTCGCGAGCGCGCGCCAGCAGCCCCTGGATCGGGCCGATCGGCGCGCGCGTGAGGCTCAGGTCGTAGCCCATCGCATCAACGTAGCCGCCCTCACCGCAGAAATCGGTCTGCATGTCGATGATCACCAGCGCCGTGTCCGAGGGCGCGAATTCGCCGTTGTAGGGCCAAGCATAGGGCTGCGCGGCGACCGTTCCGAACTTCATGGCAATGCTCCTGCGGGGGCAATCCCCGAATGCTTCATCGACGACGCATCGCCGATGCCAGTTGTGATGTGCCGGCTCATGCGCCGGTCTCCGCCCGATAGGCACGCCAGCCGCCGAAAGCCGAAATGTCCTCGGCGCCGTTCACCGCCAGTGGCTCGCAGACGAAGCCCTTGAGCCACTCACCGTCCTCCAGTTCCAGCGAGCCGATCGCCAGCGGCGAGTCCACCCACGCGATGAAGCGCCCCAACTGCGCCGCAGGCAGGCGCCAGACTTCCACTTCGATTGCGGCGCCGCCGCCCTCGCAGCGCACCAGGCCCGGCTTCGGCGGAACGGTATTGGCCAGCGCATACAGGCGGTAGCGCGGCGCCGTGCGGCAGCTTCGAACCCGGCGCGCGCCGCATTCGAGCAATTGCCAGTTCAGCGGCTGCCCCAGCAGATGCGCCCCGACCACGACCAGATCGAGGCTCGCCTGCGGTGTCGGCAGTGGCTCGAACGCAAGGCTGCCGACTGCCGAGCACGGCGCGCCGCCGGCCAGCGCCTCGGCGAGTACCTGCGCCATCGCCGCAAGACGGTGATCGCTACCGGCCGGGGCCAACAGCGTGACACCGAATGGCAGACCGTCGCCGCGCCGGCCTGCCGGGATCGCGATCGCCGCCAGGTCCAGCAGATTGGCGAAATTGGTGTAGTGACCCAGGCGCGCATTGATCGCGATCGGCTCGTTCAGCACGTCCGCGATCAGCGGATGCGTGGGCGCCGTGGGCACCAGCAGCGCATCGATCGTCGTGAACAGCCGGGCCGCCGCCGCGCGGTGCTCGGCCAGCCGGTACTCGCCGCGGAAAGCATCAGCCGCGCTTTGCCCGTCGGCCGCGGCGATGACGGCGCGCACCGAGGGTTCGATGTCGCCCGCATGCGTCTCGAAGAAATCGCCCAGCGCCACGCGACGCTCGGCGACCCACGGCCCCTGGTACAGCAGCTGCGCGGCGGAAAACACGGTCTCGGTCTCCACCATTTGCAAGGTCAGGAACGGCAGCGCTGCCAGACGGCCGCGCGCGGCCTCGAAGGCCGCATCGGACTGCGCGTCGCCGTAGAACTCGCAGCGGCCCGGCACGCCGATGCGCAGTTCACGGCTGCACGGCGGCATGGCAAGAGGCACCCGCGAATACGGATCACGGGCGTCCTCCCCCGCCAGTACGCCGAGCACGCGCCACGCGTCCGCCACATCGCCCGCGAATACGGAAATGCAGTCCAGCGAGCGGCAGGCCGGCAGCAGTCCATGGGTGCTGACCAG
Proteins encoded in this window:
- the atzF gene encoding allophanate hydrolase yields the protein MSVAGLHQAYVDGRVSAGDCAREVLRRLDAADDNPVWITRVDEPALLARAAECDAWLSRYGTAALERFPLLGVPYAVKDNIDVAGLPTTAACPAFAYTPTEHAAAVERLEAAGAMLVGKTNLDQFATGLVGTRSPYGVVRHPERPERIAGGSSSGSAVAVAQGLVAFALGTDTAGSGRVPAGFNGIVGLKPSRGLVSTHGLLPACRSLDCISVFAGDVADAWRVLGVLAGEDARDPYSRVPLAMPPCSRELRIGVPGRCEFYGDAQSDAAFEAARGRLAALPFLTLQMVETETVFSAAQLLYQGPWVAERRVALGDFFETHAGDIEPSVRAVIAAADGQSAADAFRGEYRLAEHRAAAARLFTTIDALLVPTAPTHPLIADVLNEPIAINARLGHYTNFANLLDLAAIAIPAGRRGDGLPFGVTLLAPAGSDHRLAAMAQVLAEALAGGAPCSAVGSLAFEPLPTPQASLDLVVVGAHLLGQPLNWQLLECGARRVRSCRTAPRYRLYALANTVPPKPGLVRCEGGGAAIEVEVWRLPAAQLGRFIAWVDSPLAIGSLELEDGEWLKGFVCEPLAVNGAEDISAFGGWRAYRAETGA